The stretch of DNA TCTCCTCTGCTTATTCTTACAGTATCCCCATTTTTCACTGGGATTGTTCTTACTCCGTATTTTTCTCTTAATTTATCTGAGAGAGAAGCTCCGAGTAATTTATGTCTGAGACGTTTATCTCCTTTATATAGGAGCTTTCGTTGTTTCCTAGGTTTTACCGAAACAAGCTCGTTCATTATACCCACCTTCATAAATTAAATTACTGTACTGGCCATATTGGCTACTCTAGGCCATCTCTCAGCTGCTTCTTTTGCAACGGGACCTTTTATCTCAGTGCCTTTTAGTTCACCTTCAGGGGTCATTACGACCGCTGCATTATCCTCAAATTGTACTCTAAGTCCATCAGGCCTTCTAATAGCCCTTTTTTGTCTAACAACAACCGCTGGAAAGACTTGTTTTCTTAGATCTGGCGGGCCTTTAGTAATAGATACTATAATCATGTCACCAATACAAGCCGTTGGTATTCTTCGTAATCGCCCCTTATATCCTACAACATTGATCAATCTGAGTTCTTTTGCACCTGTATTGTCAGCACACATTAACTTACTTCCAGCTGGCAAACCCCTAGCTAGATGGGGTCTAAATTCAACCATGCCTTTTGCGCTTACTGCCCTACTCTTTGGTGCTGGCACTCAAATCTCACTTCAACTTTACTTATTAATTACAACAAAAGAGACTTCTTTACTAATTGGTCTACATTCAGCAATAGTTACTTTATCGCCTCTTTTAGCATCTATGCAAGGAGGGTTATGAGCCATTATCTTGTTTCGCCTTTTTTCATATCTCATATACTTTGTTATATAATGGAGGTATTCATTAACTACCACAATAGTA from Candidatus Bathyarchaeota archaeon encodes:
- a CDS encoding 50S ribosomal protein L14, whose amino-acid sequence is MVEFRPHLARGLPAGSKLMCADNTGAKELRLINVVGYKGRLRRIPTACIGDMIIVSITKGPPDLRKQVFPAVVVRQKRAIRRPDGLRVQFEDNAAVVMTPEGELKGTEIKGPVAKEAAERWPRVANMASTVI
- a CDS encoding 30S ribosomal protein S17: MVVKNIGINVTAPTKACDDRNCPFHGRLSVRGKTIRGVVAGDRMGNTIVVVNEYLHYITKYMRYEKRRNKIMAHNPPCIDAKRGDKVTIAECRPISKEVSFVVINK